One genomic region from Candidatus Nitrosopumilus koreensis AR1 encodes:
- a CDS encoding nicotinamide-nucleotide adenylyltransferase translates to MNGLLIGRFQPFHLGHLEALRFALSKVDKLWVGLGSSNKPPEKNNPFSAEERKEMILSSIDDSMKKKISIYFIPDLDNHVKWIEKIDTIVPEFDIVFSNDELTNHLYSKRDIQVIPIPFLKRNELSGTNVRDLIISDQNWNSLVPKGTEIFLINNNAKERLKNL, encoded by the coding sequence ATGAATGGTCTATTGATAGGAAGATTCCAACCTTTTCACTTAGGTCATCTTGAAGCGCTACGCTTTGCTCTATCAAAAGTAGATAAGTTGTGGGTAGGTTTGGGGAGTTCTAACAAACCCCCTGAAAAAAATAATCCTTTTTCAGCAGAAGAACGAAAGGAAATGATTCTGTCATCAATAGATGATTCCATGAAAAAAAAAATTTCAATCTATTTTATCCCTGATTTAGATAATCATGTAAAATGGATTGAAAAAATTGATACTATAGTTCCAGAATTTGATATAGTTTTTTCCAATGATGAATTGACAAATCATCTGTACTCAAAACGAGATATTCAAGTTATTCCAATTCCCTTTTTGAAAAGAAACGAACTGTCTGGAACAAATGTTCGAGATTTGATTATTAGCGATCAGAATTGGAATTCTCTAGTACCCAAAGGCACAGAAATTTTTTTGATAAACAATAATGCCAAAGAACGTCTAAAAAATCTCTAA